One window of the Microvirga mediterraneensis genome contains the following:
- a CDS encoding YdcF family protein translates to MTSRTQSWVAPGAVDSTEAVGWGWTMPASTRPPVRRSLTSRLLKLGFWSFIAALVVSFLGFLGFVYSLDRFEQPPETRADGIVAMTGGAQRIGDAIDLLAKGYAKRLLISGVNENTSRDQIARLNPGQRRFFDCCVDLDYRARNTIGNAIETRRWAEANGFDTIIVVTSNYHMPRTLVELEHALPNLQKIPYPVAATIDPHEWWHKPAVARLVFTEYVKFLAVWIRTRFEDDPERSSVAKIISGGAPIKAQIVADPLWR, encoded by the coding sequence ATGACCTCGCGAACGCAGAGTTGGGTAGCGCCGGGCGCCGTGGATTCCACAGAGGCCGTGGGCTGGGGCTGGACGATGCCGGCATCGACTAGGCCCCCTGTCAGGCGGTCCCTGACGAGCCGCCTGCTCAAACTCGGATTCTGGAGCTTCATTGCGGCTCTGGTGGTCAGTTTCCTCGGTTTCCTGGGCTTCGTCTACAGCCTCGACCGGTTCGAACAGCCGCCTGAGACCCGGGCAGATGGAATCGTGGCAATGACCGGCGGCGCGCAGCGGATCGGCGACGCCATCGACCTCCTCGCCAAGGGCTATGCCAAGAGACTTCTGATTTCCGGCGTCAACGAGAACACCAGCAGGGACCAGATCGCCCGCCTCAATCCGGGCCAGCGACGGTTCTTTGATTGCTGCGTGGATCTGGACTACAGGGCTCGCAACACCATCGGCAACGCCATCGAAACGAGACGCTGGGCCGAAGCGAACGGGTTCGACACCATCATCGTGGTGACCTCGAACTACCACATGCCGCGCACCCTGGTGGAACTTGAGCATGCGCTGCCGAACCTCCAGAAGATCCCCTACCCGGTCGCGGCCACCATCGATCCGCATGAGTGGTGGCACAAGCCGGCCGTGGCCCGTCTGGTATTCACGGAGTACGTGAAGTTCCTGGCTGTCTGGATCAGGACCCGCTTCGAGGACGATCCGGAGCGTTCCTCGGTGGCCAAGATCATCAGCGGCGGTGCGCCCATCAAGGCGCAGATCGTCGCCGATCCGCTCTGGCGCTAG
- a CDS encoding cell division protein FtsX translates to MNAAPQHRPKKSVAAEGQKRALPASLSRNAPLVPVDSAGGQALAAVIAILTFLAALCAGGAELVSASSAQWRSEIAREVTIQIRPNAQRSIDQDVERAVALARQAPGVEQAQAFTKEESERLLEPWLGTGLDFKDLPVPRLIVIKIKPDTKPDFGPLRQSLQRDVPGASLDDHALWVSRLSTMANTIIGVGVFLVALVLLAAGLAVIFATRGAMAGNREVVEVLHFVGANDDFIAKEFQRRFFRLGLRGSAIGAAAALVLTLILGFVTRSWRASPTGDQLEALFGAFTISWSGYTVVILIALLVALIAGIVSRLTVRRFLNESG, encoded by the coding sequence ATGAACGCCGCGCCTCAGCATCGCCCCAAGAAGAGCGTCGCCGCCGAGGGCCAGAAGCGCGCCCTGCCCGCTTCCTTGAGCCGGAACGCCCCGCTTGTTCCGGTAGATTCGGCGGGCGGCCAGGCCCTTGCCGCCGTCATCGCCATCCTGACCTTCCTCGCTGCGCTCTGCGCCGGCGGCGCCGAACTCGTCTCGGCATCCTCCGCCCAGTGGCGGTCGGAGATCGCCCGGGAAGTCACGATCCAGATCCGCCCCAATGCCCAGCGCTCCATCGACCAGGATGTGGAACGCGCCGTGGCGCTGGCCCGGCAGGCACCGGGCGTGGAGCAGGCCCAGGCCTTCACGAAAGAGGAATCCGAGCGCCTGCTCGAACCGTGGCTCGGGACCGGCCTCGATTTCAAGGACCTGCCGGTTCCCCGCCTGATCGTGATCAAGATCAAGCCGGATACGAAGCCCGATTTCGGCCCGTTGCGGCAATCCTTGCAGCGCGACGTGCCTGGCGCCAGCCTCGACGACCACGCTCTTTGGGTGTCGCGGCTCTCGACCATGGCCAACACGATTATCGGCGTCGGGGTTTTCCTCGTGGCCCTCGTGCTCCTCGCCGCCGGCCTTGCGGTGATCTTCGCCACGAGGGGGGCCATGGCGGGCAACCGGGAAGTGGTGGAGGTGCTGCATTTCGTCGGCGCGAACGACGATTTCATCGCCAAGGAATTCCAGCGCCGCTTCTTCCGACTCGGCCTGCGCGGGAGCGCCATCGGGGCCGCCGCTGCCTTGGTCCTCACCCTGATCCTCGGTTTCGTGACCCGCTCCTGGCGGGCAAGCCCCACCGGCGACCAACTCGAGGCCCTGTTCGGCGCCTTCACGATCAGCTGGAGCGGCTATACGGTGGTGATCCTCATTGCACTCCTCGTCGCGCTCATCGCCGGCATCGTCTCGCGCTTGACCGTGAGACGCTTTCTTAACGAAAGTGGTTGA
- the ftsE gene encoding cell division ATP-binding protein FtsE has translation MKALYTEDYDEGAAPAVHFENVGVRYGMGPEVLRDLTFSIEPNSFQFLTGPSGAGKTTLLRLILLSVKPTRGLISLFGEDVSRISKDELTSVRRRMGVVFQDFRLLDHLTTYENVALPLRVQGKEESSYRAEVVELLRWVGLGDRMHMLPPVLSGGEKQRAAIARALIVRPDLLLADEPTGNVDPSLARRLLRLFIELNRLGTSVVIATHDFSLMDQLDVRRLVLGDGRLHIDE, from the coding sequence GTGAAGGCGCTTTACACCGAGGACTATGACGAGGGCGCGGCCCCGGCCGTGCATTTCGAGAATGTGGGCGTGCGCTACGGCATGGGGCCCGAGGTCCTGCGCGACCTGACCTTCTCCATCGAGCCCAACTCCTTCCAGTTTCTCACCGGCCCGTCCGGCGCCGGCAAGACGACGCTGCTGCGCCTCATCCTGCTCTCGGTAAAGCCGACCCGCGGCCTGATCTCCCTGTTCGGCGAGGACGTGTCGCGGATCTCCAAGGACGAGCTGACGAGCGTCCGCCGCCGCATGGGCGTGGTCTTTCAGGATTTCCGCCTGCTCGACCACCTGACCACCTACGAGAACGTGGCCCTGCCGTTGCGTGTCCAGGGCAAGGAAGAATCGAGCTACCGGGCCGAGGTTGTCGAGCTCCTGCGCTGGGTCGGCCTTGGCGATCGCATGCACATGCTGCCGCCCGTCCTCTCCGGCGGCGAGAAGCAGCGCGCGGCCATCGCCCGCGCCCTGATCGTGCGCCCCGACCTGCTGCTCGCGGACGAACCCACGGGCAATGTGGACCCGTCGCTCGCCCGCCGCCTGCTGCGCCTCTTCATCGAGCTCAACCGGCTCGGAACCTCGGTGGTCATCGCGACCCACGATTTCAGCCTCATGGATCAGCTCGACGTGCGCCGGCTCGTGCTCGGCGACGGTCGGCTGCATATCGACGAGTGA